The genomic segment GACAGGTGGGCCGACGCGAGATAATCTTTAAATAGGTGGGTAAAGTTGTGTGATTATCCGTAGATCGAGGAGTGACGAAAAGACACGATGATATTTCTCGTGGACACGACAGAACAATAACGGCTAAACTTCGCTTCAAGCTATTGCCGAGTATCCTCTAACGCCCCATGTTATTTACTGAACGCGCGCAGATTTTGTGTAATTATTTAATCGTTTTGTAATTCAATAATGAACGCAGTGTATGCAGTGAAAGCGTGAACCTTTTTATGCCTTGTTAGTCATAAATGTCATCGTCCTCATTTTTTTTACGGGTGACATATTCGCGTTCCGATTCAACGAGGTGACTACACTGAATCGTTGAACCGGCTGTGGAACGATCGATTGATAGTGTACAATCGCGTTCGCGATCCTAGTTTATCTAGTATTTAGTATGAATAATTAGCTTTCTAAGCGATACGTTCAAAACAAATGGTAAATACGATATATTCTACGAATggcttttatttattatacgatgAAAAGAGCTCTCTATCTATCATGATAATAGAAACAGTGAATATCACCGTTTTCATGACTCCCTTGTCAATCTTTTACCTTCTGTTATTGTTTATGCGACTTATCGCATATCGTTTATTCCTTATTTCGCGACTTTATCATATCTTCTTAACTCGTTGCACTTTCAAATAAACTAGTTATTCACTTACGcagatattatacatttttgctTTTGTAAGCAAAACAAATAcgtagaattttacaaattataatattgcGTCACAAAGATTATTTCTCTCTAGATATAGGAGTAAAATCGCGATTATGATACGTACTGTATATCGAATTTGTTCGCAGGTAAAAGGTCATAAGGATATTTTTTCATTGAAAAGCAAATAAGGTCATTGAACATGACGAATATCAACGCAGTGTCTGTACCTCGGAACCAAAATACCGCATTAAATTCCATTGGTTTTCACTTGTCGAATGGGATCGAAAATGTAATTGAGAAGATCGAGAATCTTCGGCTTACTCGCGACACGATCGATCAATCGAATGAAATACGCGGTTCCGACGCGTATCGGACGAAACACAGCATACGAAGAGTCTCCGGCTGTCAAACGTCGAACAATAACGACATCTACGACTGCGATCGTGACCATGATAGGGAGAACGATCGAAACGATCTGATTGAACGGGGGCCGATTAAATCGCAATTTTGTTCGCTGACTCGCAGTCAACCTTACTGTACGAGCGTCGAACAGCCACGGAATTTTCAAGCAAACGAAACATTTCTGATCGATTACGATAAAACCGCGGAACAAATTCTACGTGATAAAGAATGTAGTGAAAAATTGAACGCTTGTCTCGATCAATTACAAGATTTGGAGAGAACGAGCTGCACTTACGATAGTAACGCTAGAGATGAAGATAAATCGCAAGTCTATAGTTTAAGGAAGGATGTACGTACTTACGTTTGTTTTTTCTAATCAAACAGgctgtttctttttttgaatGGAAGTTTTATCAATTaggtttttctttaaaaacgtTTCACATTTCATTTTCAGTTTTCTTCGACTCCATCGACGATCGTCGGGAACGCTTTAAGCGACGACTTGTTATTATTGGAGAATGTGCTATGCGGAGCTTTTCAAGCGGCCCAACACGTAACAAAGAAGAGTTTCCTACGTTCGCAGGAAACGATGGAAGCTTTCTTTGATACTTGTTTGACCGATGGTAATACGATCGTTTCCAGTTCTGAGAGCCGTGAATCGAGTCGTACTCACTCACCGGCTTTGCCCATTTCTACACAATCTTCGGGAAGATCGCAACCAAAGACGAATCACAGCCCAATCAGCTCTCCTCGGgtaatcgatatagtatacgtTTCTTATATGCTTAGAAAATTCCATCTGTGATCAATAttgtgatatatgtataatttgttCGATGTCAATCATTAGACTACCGTCACATCAACGTGCAGACCGGCGCAAATTTTCTCCTGTTCTTCAAGCTGTTCGCCTTCTTCTTCGAGTCAGTCATACGGTGACACATCAAGTCCGAACAGTTCGTTTACGTATCAGACAACAGCCGGTTCGCGAATCGAGGAACGATTCAAACAGGATTTCGAAAATTTCCAGTTTTGGAGGCCCGATGGCGATACTGTCGTCTCCAATACCGTAGTAAATAATATCGACGATAATGAACTGTGGTCGCAAGTGATGGATGAACTAGTGAATAATTTAAACGGAGAAAAAGGCAAAATGGAAGAAACATATTTGCAGGACCCTTCGAAAGTGGAAAACGCCACGAATACGATTACCTTCCAAACCAATAACTTGCAGCAAGTCCGACACTCTTCGAATCGCGATAATATCCCCAACGAAGGTGTGACGGTTGCAAAACCTGTGTCTTGGTCCGACGTATCGTATACTCCGGTATCACGGGCTAACATTCCTCAGAAAGATACCCAGAAGATCGAAACGACGGATAATGCTATAAACTGCTATAAATTGGTTCCGAGTTACACAAAGTATGATAAAAGTTACGGTACTCTAGCTAAACAACATCCGGCAAAAACAATCAGTACCAAAGACGATATCCATCATGACCGTGATTTCTCCCCGTTGTTTCACTCGTTTGGTGACTCCTCGACAGCAGTGGACGCGACCGTCGCTACCAATTTCAGCTTTGATGATTTTACTACGAAAAGCTTACCAACAAGTCCTAAAGACGATTATCAAATCCCAAAGATGGTTGCTTCGTTCGAAGATCATTCTCAGCAACGCTGGTGAGTCTCGTTGAAGCTTAATAAACCGTCTGCCGTTGCACGAGATACGGTGTATCACACTAAGAACGATGCGATACGAAATTCAATTGTATGTGAAATTGGTACTGATGATCTTTTGTTATGCAGTTTTACCAATTCCGATCGAAATACGATACCCTGGTCATCGTTAAATTTGCCATCTGTAAAGGCAAGcgaaaaattgaaagataaattGGATCCGCAAGAAGTGAAGAAGGCTATGATTAGTCTGCTTAAACGGCCGGCAAAAGAACTAGCCAAACAAGACAAAGATGGAGATACGTAAGTGATTTCAAATCGATCGATTATGTACTCGTGAGCTGCTCGATGTAATTGCCTTTCTTCCCACAGAAAACTGATGTGCCTGGTTGGCAACCCGAACGAACTTGTTCAAAAGATGGCCTATTTGGTACCACTCGTAGAACGTATGAGTACAATCACAGGAGCTTTAACGATTATGAACAATCGCGGCGATGATGCGCTTTACTTGGCTGCTCTGAATTGTCCACAATTTCCGTTCGTTGCTGGTTATTTAGCTGCGACTATGTTGGAAAAAGGAATCGACTTCAGTCAACGATTGTATCATACTCGAGTATtactctctcttcctttcttcctatCATTCTTATTTGTCTTCGTCATTTTTTCAATATGCAAAATGTTTTTACATAATGCCTTCCTGATTTCTTCGTTCCTTAAAATTGTTGCATCCTTGTTACAGGGGGATACACTGATACATTCGATCGCGGCACAAGGGGATTCTCATGAAGAAACTCTAGCTGAATTGTTGGCATTGAGAACCATCCAAGGCAACCGGCTATTTGACCTATCGAAACGTAACTATGATGGTTAGTTTGGATTATAGTGTTTCTCTCGCTTTGTAAAAGAAAACAATCAGTCTTACGTTTGTTTGTGTTTCCTCGTACCTAGGTAGAACAGCGCTCCACATTGCGATCGAATCGCATATACCATTTACAAAAGGAATCACGTCATTGGAAACGATAAAACTACTGTTAAAATACGGAGCAGATCCTAGAatcaaagaaacaaaatatgGAGACAATGCGTTACATATGGCGGTTTCTTTGGATTGCGATCCTGTTCTTGTAAAGGTATTGTTTTATTCATTGAGAGTCGGTTTGTTCTACTTTTACCATAGCTATTTCTCATCTTTTCTAATCGATTTGATTTATGCGCAAACGCGCTACCAATAGTTATTACTGGATACTTGGGCTTCTGATTTGGTGAACGCCGTCAATTACAATCACGATACAGCGTTGCACGCGGTAGCAGCTATGTCGACTAACGTTTCCTTCGACAGGCAGAAGGAAGTGTGTTGGTTATTGGTTCAGGCCGGAGGCCACACGAATTTACCGAATCATGAAGGAAAAACACCGTTAGACCTTGTTTCCACAGACAGGAAAGGAGCTATCAGAGAGATTTTTCACAAAAGGTCTTAAGGACGAACGCAGCATCGCAATATTTTAATTGCAATGTTGCTACCCCGCACTCTCTCGTATCGttttacatatgcatatattatCGTTCACGCATCATCATTTGAACTGTTTCTCTGCTACAGACCGTTTTTTATACAGTCTTCCAAATATGGATAAGAAAACAAATCAAATTCATTAACAGGAATTAGGTTGTagaaatatcgttatatagatCCATGGTACAAATACACAGTTAAGATATAAGTGTtgtttttctttcaaaatttcataacCATcggctatatatatatatatatacagtttgtatatatacatatgtacatagtaTGGCaagtttattataaaaataacatcgcATAATGGAAAATATCGCAACCGACATTTTTTTGTACAACCGCATTGCAGAACTaaagaaaaataaggaaaagaaCGAAAGTTATCGAATACGTTGAAACTTCATCAAACTGTTGACGCATTTGTATATACTATATCCTTTTCCGGTACAAAATTGAATAGTCGAGTACCATATGTTTGGAGCGAACTGACTCACGCACGTTACCCTATCCCAAATTTATTGGATGGGACGTGTTGCTACCGAATTACCCGTATGTCATTCAAAATGAAAGCGGCATGAAACAAGTGTCCATCTTAATCCTAACGATCAGCCTCTCGCAAGAGTTTATTCGATGTTCGACCTTTGTAGTGATACcgtgttatttttttttacgtttctaTCATGTAAATTCGCTTTAAGtgcattataattttcattcttcTGCTAAACTCGTGAATTTTAAGCAATTCAATCCCAGTGAATGTTTTATaaagaaggaaaggaggaaggaaggaaagataTACACATATAACGGAAAAGAGTTGATCGGAAATACGAGATAAAGTTCAGCCTATAAACGAAATTTACGGAGATAAATCTCTGCAAAATTGTAGGAAATGAAGACAATATCGACAGTGATGAGTAGTTGCGCGCTATTACTGATAACAGCTGCAAGTAATATCAGCGAACAATGCAAGATTCATGAAATGACGACAGTCGATTGCCGTTGCATTGGAAATGAGGTAAATTTTTTGTCGAACGGTTTTGCGTGATTTTGCAAACCAACTATGGGTAATGTGAGTAATTCAAAAAGGATTTCGTTGcaaaatttcttttcctttacaGGAATTTTTCCTGCCAGAAGGATACAACTATGAAAATGTGACGACTATACAAATCGCGTCCTGCAACATTGCGAATCTTCATTTTTCCAGTTTAACGGAAGCGAGTCAAATTACGGAAATTATCGTGCAAAATATTAGTGAACGTTTgatctttgaattatttttaacatcAAAAAGATTAAAACGACTCAAGTTGTCGAGAATTGGGCGAATACCATTAATTAGTCGTGACACATTTGTTAGGCTTAAAAGCATTGAAACACTTCGTATCGAAGATACGCTGATTAGTAATTTCGCGGAACGATTCACCGACATAACGATAACCAACTTTTCGATGATTAATGTTACGATCGAACGTATCGATCAGCTTAGTTTCTCGGCAAAGGGTGAAACTCTACACATTAAAAATAgtgaatttcaaaatgttacaGGTTCGTTGAATTTCGCTTACTTCTCAACCGTAGAGATTCTTCATTCCAAGTTTCAATTGAATAAACCGGGTTATATATTGATCGAAGGTAATATCGTCTATATCGAGAACTGTGTTTTTTCCAATTCGAGTGCAAACGTAGTTGCGGCGGAAAGCATTAGCATAAATGATACTTGTGCAGATGGGAAAAGCTCCATGAGACTCTcatcgaataatattaaaagcGTAAACAATCGATTGCCTACCGAAATCATTTATACCAAGAACAAAGACGAATCAGAGCATTTTTTCAGTCGAAATAATACAGTGTGTATTGCCGGAAATTGCAAATGTCCGAAAAGCAGTGGTCAGAGTCCACAGTTAGTAAGCCTGTTTCTGGCATAtactttccaatttttcttaCCAATCGCTATTCTGCTATCGATACTACCTTAATTTCATTTGGAACAAGAAATGCCttatcttcttctttgtttctgAACTATTCAAATCATGGAATCCTGTTATTCAATGAAATTATTCTCTATCGTTCTGTCTCTTATGACACAtgctttcttttaaataaagtaCAATTCCATTCCTGAATTATGTATGCAATTAATGCAGAACCTGGGTGTTCTTTGTTAAATGATTTCCAAATTTttgtgaattttcaattttaatgctttcattcaattttaatacttttatttaatGATTGCTGTTAACACGTACGTAGACTCTTCTTTCattgtaaattttctataattcaatagcctgaaaatataaaatttataaatataatagtgGAGTATGTTCTTGCTTATGATTGTttttttatgtacataatatgtgATTACTTTTaccaaagaaagaaattatagtATAAAAAAGAGATATACATTGGATACCGATTACTTGATAATTGTAtcgtattaatatatttcatttaacatGATTAATATTATCAAACTCATCTGGTATCTTAGTATTCGCAGTCTGTAATATCCTGTAAGAGTAAGCCAAATTCATTCAAATGTAACAATTTATTCCATAGCTCCAAAGATCCAttcctataaaataaaaacatatgttata from the Bombus terrestris chromosome 1, iyBomTerr1.2, whole genome shotgun sequence genome contains:
- the LOC100648197 gene encoding uncharacterized protein LOC100648197, yielding MTNINAVSVPRNQNTALNSIGFHLSNGIENVIEKIENLRLTRDTIDQSNEIRGSDAYRTKHSIRRVSGCQTSNNNDIYDCDRDHDRENDRNDLIERGPIKSQFCSLTRSQPYCTSVEQPRNFQANETFLIDYDKTAEQILRDKECSEKLNACLDQLQDLERTSCTYDSNARDEDKSQVYSLRKDFSSTPSTIVGNALSDDLLLLENVLCGAFQAAQHVTKKSFLRSQETMEAFFDTCLTDGNTIVSSSESRESSRTHSPALPISTQSSGRSQPKTNHSPISSPRTTVTSTCRPAQIFSCSSSCSPSSSSQSYGDTSSPNSSFTYQTTAGSRIEERFKQDFENFQFWRPDGDTVVSNTVVNNIDDNELWSQVMDELVNNLNGEKGKMEETYLQDPSKVENATNTITFQTNNLQQVRHSSNRDNIPNEGVTVAKPVSWSDVSYTPVSRANIPQKDTQKIETTDNAINCYKLVPSYTKYDKSYGTLAKQHPAKTISTKDDIHHDRDFSPLFHSFGDSSTAVDATVATNFSFDDFTTKSLPTSPKDDYQIPKMVASFEDHSQQRCFTNSDRNTIPWSSLNLPSVKASEKLKDKLDPQEVKKAMISLLKRPAKELAKQDKDGDTKLMCLVGNPNELVQKMAYLVPLVERMSTITGALTIMNNRGDDALYLAALNCPQFPFVAGYLAATMLEKGIDFSQRLYHTRGDTLIHSIAAQGDSHEETLAELLALRTIQGNRLFDLSKRNYDGRTALHIAIESHIPFTKGITSLETIKLLLKYGADPRIKETKYGDNALHMAVSLDCDPVLVKLLLDTWASDLVNAVNYNHDTALHAVAAMSTNVSFDRQKEVCWLLVQAGGHTNLPNHEGKTPLDLVSTDRKGAIREIFHKRS